The Yersinia intermedia genome window below encodes:
- the erpA gene encoding iron-sulfur cluster insertion protein ErpA, translating into MSDETVLPLQFTEAAAKKVKLLISDEENPNLKLRVYITGGGCSGFQYGFTFDDQINDGDMTIEKQGVELVVDPMSLQYLVGGAVDYTEGLEGSRFIVTNPNAKSTCGCGSSFSI; encoded by the coding sequence GAAACAGTACTGCCCCTACAGTTTACTGAGGCAGCAGCTAAGAAAGTTAAACTGCTGATTTCTGATGAGGAAAATCCGAATCTGAAGCTGCGGGTCTATATTACCGGTGGCGGATGCAGCGGGTTTCAATATGGTTTTACTTTCGATGATCAAATCAACGATGGTGATATGACTATCGAAAAGCAAGGTGTTGAATTGGTGGTTGATCCGATGAGCCTACAATATCTGGTCGGCGGTGCGGTAGATTACACTGAAGGGTTGGAAGGCTCACGCTTTATCGTGACGAACCCGAATGCGAAGAGTACTTGTGGTTGCGGTTCCTCTTTCAGCATTTAA